The following are encoded together in the Ignavibacteria bacterium genome:
- a CDS encoding M12 family metallo-peptidase, protein MKKIIMNIGLFTVLVAVLVFIYGSMDIKENNAVTQVKAKQEILVPVQKLEVMINESKSKYRFDNINLFEFQNTPFTKNDINRDIKKAANLKIDKSSLANLYRNKNQFITLTIPIDSKNSLTLDLKEVQLLSDDFKLTLGEGGNQNFNKGVYYRGLVNGENNSLAAISIFENLVMGVVSSELGTFNIGPINDNSNNTNYIIYNEKDLLVNNDFKCKVDGLDMHLYKTDENLSSHKETGDAITGRLPVKIYIEADYKLYQDKGSDINAVGNFISGFYNSVATIYQNEFIPIQISAIVVWDTPDPYRFLSDSYTYLLKFGGNRRDNFNGDLAQLLSSRPLNLGGIAWIGMLCGSYNTQDSSGRFSFCNIDPTYFSYPTYSWTVMVATHELGHNFGSMHTHACWWPTRLNAITAIDSCYYAEGNCFSGTKPTIGTIMGYCHLQEANGGSIDPRLGFGSMPGDTIRLRYNQCSKFGGVINSSEAPTMFALMQNFPNPFNPTTTIRVALPENSSVTLKVYDINGREVATLLNNEISSIGFINYIFNTSVYNLSSGVYFYKVFASDLNTKSLKFTEVKRMILLK, encoded by the coding sequence ATGAAGAAAATTATAATGAACATTGGGCTATTTACGGTATTAGTAGCCGTACTTGTTTTTATTTACGGCTCAATGGATATAAAAGAAAACAACGCCGTTACTCAAGTAAAAGCAAAACAAGAAATTCTTGTACCTGTTCAGAAACTTGAAGTTATGATAAACGAAAGCAAATCAAAGTATAGATTCGATAATATAAATTTATTCGAATTTCAAAATACCCCTTTCACCAAGAATGACATAAATAGAGATATTAAGAAAGCAGCTAATTTAAAGATTGATAAATCTTCTCTCGCAAATTTATACAGAAATAAGAACCAGTTTATTACTTTAACTATACCAATTGATTCGAAAAATTCTCTGACACTTGACCTTAAAGAAGTTCAGCTTCTATCAGATGATTTTAAATTAACTTTAGGAGAAGGAGGTAATCAGAATTTCAACAAAGGAGTATATTATCGCGGATTAGTAAACGGTGAGAACAATTCTTTAGCAGCTATAAGTATATTTGAGAATCTCGTTATGGGGGTTGTTTCCAGCGAATTAGGTACTTTCAACATTGGTCCCATTAATGATAACTCGAACAATACTAATTATATTATTTATAATGAAAAAGACCTTCTCGTTAATAATGATTTTAAATGCAAAGTTGATGGTCTTGATATGCATTTATACAAAACTGATGAAAACCTTTCCTCCCATAAAGAAACAGGTGATGCGATTACAGGAAGGCTGCCGGTAAAAATTTATATCGAAGCGGATTATAAACTATATCAGGATAAAGGTTCTGATATAAATGCAGTTGGAAATTTCATTTCAGGATTCTACAATTCAGTAGCGACAATTTACCAGAATGAATTTATTCCCATACAAATTTCTGCGATAGTTGTCTGGGATACACCCGATCCATACAGATTCCTGAGCGATTCGTACACGTATCTGTTGAAATTCGGAGGAAACAGGAGGGACAATTTTAATGGTGACCTTGCTCAATTGTTAAGTTCGAGACCTCTTAATTTAGGTGGTATTGCATGGATTGGAATGCTTTGCGGAAGCTATAATACACAGGACAGCTCTGGAAGATTTTCATTCTGCAATATTGATCCGACATACTTCAGTTATCCAACTTATTCGTGGACTGTAATGGTGGCAACACATGAACTCGGTCATAATTTTGGTTCTATGCATACACATGCTTGCTGGTGGCCGACAAGATTGAATGCAATAACAGCAATTGATTCCTGCTATTATGCCGAAGGTAATTGCTTTAGCGGGACCAAGCCTACAATCGGTACTATTATGGGTTATTGTCATTTACAGGAAGCAAATGGCGGGAGTATAGACCCAAGACTCGGTTTTGGTTCAATGCCCGGTGATACTATCAGATTAAGATACAATCAGTGCAGCAAGTTTGGTGGCGTCATAAACTCTTCAGAAGCTCCGACTATGTTTGCTTTGATGCAAAATTTTCCAAATCCGTTTAATCCTACAACTACAATACGAGTTGCATTGCCAGAAAATTCCTCTGTGACACTGAAAGTTTATGATATTAATGGAAGGGAAGTTGCCACTTTATTAAACAATGAAATTTCTTCTATTGGCTTCATCAACTACATATTTAATACGAGTGTTTATAATCTTTCAAGCGGCGTATATTTTTATAAAGTATTTGCTTCTGATCTAAACACAAAATCTTTAAAATTCACTGAAGTTAAACGAATGATTTTACTCAAATAA
- a CDS encoding ubiquinol-cytochrome c reductase iron-sulfur subunit gives MSNNELNRRDFLIKSAKTIAVGAFAISSFDVLKLMASSEFYENHERTVEKIINVGDYPTLANVGGYAMITEKVIVIRKSSSKFIAINIVCTHKKCDVDYDGKGFECPCHGSTFNGNGKVLEGPATKNLKSYKVTYNSSDNTLTINM, from the coding sequence ATGTCAAATAACGAACTCAACAGAAGAGATTTCTTAATAAAAAGCGCTAAGACAATTGCTGTAGGTGCATTTGCGATCAGTTCTTTCGACGTACTAAAACTTATGGCATCATCCGAGTTCTATGAAAATCACGAAAGGACAGTAGAGAAAATCATTAATGTGGGCGACTATCCTACTCTCGCAAACGTCGGCGGTTATGCAATGATTACAGAAAAAGTAATTGTAATAAGAAAATCCTCATCTAAATTTATTGCAATAAATATTGTTTGCACACACAAGAAATGTGATGTAGATTATGACGGAAAAGGGTTTGAATGTCCTTGTCACGGTTCTACTTTTAACGGTAATGGAAAAGTTCTGGAAGGACCTGCTACAAAAAACCTTAAATCTTATAAAGTAACGTATAATTCATCTGATAACACTCTTACAATAAACATGTAA
- a CDS encoding glycogen/starch synthase — translation MKVCFITSECVPYVKTGGLADVSGSLPEALNKNNAEVRIFLPLYDIIDRNKNEIIPAEGLSDSVVIKGNSHDYNVFHTRHNGILDAFFIECPKYFNRGVVYTSDNDENERFILFLHAVLKTLQKLKWVPDVFHCNDWQSALIPAMLKLQYSWDALFQKSKTLLSIHNIGYQGIFTEDSVVKAGFENSLFVLGGPFEFNGFANFLKAGIYYADVISTVSPTYAKEIQTPEFGSGLDGVLRSRGGNVYGILNGIDYNDWNPQTDKLIKKNYAFTTLKDKYENKKHLLEISGLEADVNIPLFGIVSRLAWQKGFELILELMNKRIDENFRLVILGAGEKKYEGAFSALMNKYPDKVKIYIEYNNVIAHLITAGSDFFFMPSRYEPCGLNQLYSLNYGTLPIVRNVGGLADTVIDIENENGNGFSFNEFELAGLEYSFDKALRLYKDKNKMKTVIKRGMYSDFSWDKSAKEYLKLYEQITS, via the coding sequence ATGAAAGTATGTTTTATTACGAGCGAGTGTGTACCTTACGTTAAAACCGGCGGACTTGCTGATGTTAGCGGTTCACTTCCTGAAGCATTAAACAAAAACAATGCAGAAGTAAGAATATTCCTTCCTCTTTATGACATTATAGATCGAAACAAAAATGAAATTATACCGGCAGAAGGATTGTCGGATTCTGTTGTGATAAAAGGAAACAGTCATGATTATAATGTTTTTCATACAAGACACAACGGAATTCTTGATGCTTTCTTTATAGAATGTCCCAAATATTTTAATCGTGGTGTTGTTTATACGAGTGATAACGATGAAAATGAACGGTTTATACTTTTTCTGCACGCAGTATTAAAAACACTTCAGAAATTAAAATGGGTGCCGGATGTTTTTCATTGCAACGATTGGCAGTCGGCTTTGATTCCTGCAATGCTGAAACTGCAATATTCATGGGATGCTCTCTTTCAAAAATCAAAGACACTATTATCAATACATAACATAGGTTATCAGGGAATTTTCACCGAAGATTCCGTGGTTAAAGCCGGATTCGAAAATAGTTTGTTTGTACTCGGGGGACCTTTTGAGTTTAATGGATTCGCTAATTTTCTTAAAGCGGGAATATATTACGCTGACGTAATATCTACAGTTAGTCCAACTTATGCTAAGGAAATTCAGACTCCTGAGTTCGGTTCAGGTCTTGATGGAGTTCTTCGTTCACGCGGAGGAAATGTTTACGGAATTCTGAACGGGATAGATTACAACGATTGGAATCCGCAGACAGATAAACTTATAAAGAAAAATTATGCATTCACAACCTTAAAGGATAAATACGAGAACAAGAAACATCTGCTTGAGATATCTGGTCTTGAAGCCGACGTGAATATTCCTCTCTTTGGAATTGTATCCCGGCTTGCATGGCAGAAGGGATTTGAATTGATACTTGAATTAATGAACAAGCGAATTGACGAAAACTTTAGGTTAGTGATACTTGGTGCTGGTGAAAAGAAATATGAAGGTGCATTTTCCGCTTTGATGAATAAGTATCCAGACAAAGTTAAAATATACATAGAGTATAATAACGTAATAGCTCATCTGATAACAGCAGGGTCGGATTTTTTCTTCATGCCGTCAAGATACGAACCTTGCGGACTGAACCAGCTGTACAGCCTTAATTACGGAACTCTTCCGATAGTAAGAAATGTTGGCGGACTTGCTGATACAGTGATTGATATTGAAAATGAAAACGGAAATGGCTTTTCATTTAACGAGTTTGAACTGGCGGGTCTTGAATATTCATTCGATAAAGCATTAAGATTGTATAAAGATAAAAATAAAATGAAGACTGTTATTAAGCGGGGCATGTATTCTGATTTCAGCTGGGACAAGTCAGCAAAGGAATATCTCAAACTTTATGAACAAATTACTTCTTAA
- a CDS encoding MFS transporter produces the protein MNNKRALFVIFLVIFIDLLGFGIIIPVLPFFTEKVLVMSKTEIGLLTGIYSLMQFIFTPVWGSLSDVYGRKPILKMSLAGNVIAYTLMALVFTNVIPSVALLFTARAFAGFFSANLSAAQAVVSDVTTPEDRSKGMGIIGAAFGLGFVFGPALGGFLSHYFGYGVPLIFSAIFSLISLVVCVAIFKETLPDDLRLSNRKNFSFKDVKIVNLKAVNDVLKHKDVGIYVIIFFFITFSFANIFGNFQYFIERKDGLDMNEEQTGYLLSFLGIIAAIVQSTLIKPFKKYIGEDKSVIFGNVLVAIGLFFIPFSSNVWILLAVLTVLAFGNGLNNAMALGLISQNVSRQDQGGVLGINQSLSSLARFLGPLWGGFIYDKFDYHYPFISGSIFMTLITIIAIVVLRNKLINKSI, from the coding sequence ATGAACAACAAAAGGGCATTGTTTGTAATATTTCTCGTAATCTTTATTGACCTTCTTGGTTTTGGAATAATTATACCCGTACTTCCCTTCTTCACTGAAAAAGTTCTTGTAATGAGCAAAACTGAAATCGGATTGCTGACGGGAATATACTCTTTAATGCAATTTATTTTTACTCCGGTCTGGGGTTCGTTGTCTGATGTTTATGGAAGAAAACCAATCTTAAAAATGTCACTTGCGGGAAACGTGATTGCTTATACATTAATGGCACTTGTTTTCACGAATGTAATACCCTCAGTTGCTTTGCTTTTTACAGCACGGGCTTTTGCAGGGTTCTTTTCAGCCAACCTCTCCGCTGCACAGGCAGTAGTATCTGATGTGACAACTCCCGAAGATCGTTCCAAGGGAATGGGAATTATTGGTGCTGCTTTCGGTCTGGGTTTTGTGTTCGGTCCTGCACTCGGCGGATTTCTTTCACACTATTTCGGTTACGGAGTACCGTTAATATTCTCGGCAATATTTTCACTTATTTCTCTTGTTGTTTGTGTTGCCATTTTTAAGGAAACGCTTCCAGATGATTTAAGGTTAAGTAATAGAAAGAATTTTAGCTTCAAAGACGTGAAAATTGTTAATCTGAAAGCCGTTAATGATGTATTAAAACATAAAGATGTAGGAATTTACGTTATCATTTTCTTCTTTATTACGTTTTCATTCGCAAACATATTCGGAAATTTCCAATATTTTATTGAGAGAAAAGATGGTTTGGATATGAATGAAGAACAGACAGGATATCTTTTATCCTTCCTTGGAATAATTGCAGCAATAGTGCAGTCCACACTTATTAAACCATTTAAGAAATATATCGGTGAAGATAAATCTGTCATATTCGGAAATGTACTCGTTGCAATTGGGCTGTTTTTTATACCATTCTCTTCAAACGTCTGGATTCTTCTTGCAGTCCTGACAGTACTCGCTTTTGGTAATGGTTTAAACAATGCGATGGCACTTGGTTTAATTTCACAGAATGTCAGCAGACAGGATCAGGGGGGGGTGCTTGGCATAAACCAGTCATTAAGCTCTCTTGCAAGATTTCTGGGTCCGCTTTGGGGCGGATTTATTTATGACAAATTTGATTATCACTATCCATTTATTTCGGGATCAATTTTTATGACACTTATAACCATCATAGCAATCGTTGTTTTGAGGAATAAACTGATAAACAAATCAATTTAG
- a CDS encoding site-2 protease family protein, translating into MQDSNENYYQAEDVRSDYNNRRKKPLFLINILLFLLTFFTTTLAGVGWQNIDPYQLDNFTKGLTYSILILSVITAHEFGHYFAARFHKIEVTLPYYIPFPFLFLNPFGTMGAVIKMLSPNHSRKSLFDVGIAGPIAGWILTIIFLVIGFATLPPIDYLYQIHPEYSNTGIPTGGLTFGYNVVFLVLEKLFSLNNTVFIPPMNEIYHYPFLCVGWFGLLITSLNMMPVGQLDGGHISYTMFGEKSKYVGYVVFYTLLFFGFIGILPLLNINITIGSINWLVWALLILFIIKIKHPPVCRDLNEPLGRSRIILGWFSYFIFVVSFCPIPVSEGF; encoded by the coding sequence ATGCAGGATTCAAACGAAAACTATTATCAAGCAGAGGATGTACGCAGTGATTATAACAATAGAAGAAAAAAACCTCTATTCTTAATAAACATACTACTCTTTCTTCTTACATTTTTTACAACAACTCTGGCAGGTGTCGGATGGCAAAACATAGACCCTTATCAGCTTGATAATTTTACCAAAGGATTAACATATTCAATACTCATTCTCAGCGTGATAACCGCACACGAATTCGGTCACTACTTTGCAGCAAGGTTTCATAAAATTGAAGTTACGCTTCCTTATTATATACCTTTTCCGTTCCTGTTCCTTAATCCTTTCGGAACAATGGGTGCAGTAATAAAGATGCTTTCACCGAATCATTCAAGAAAGTCTTTGTTCGATGTTGGAATTGCTGGACCTATCGCAGGCTGGATTTTAACAATAATCTTTCTCGTCATAGGCTTTGCTACTCTGCCTCCTATTGATTATTTATATCAGATACACCCTGAATATTCTAATACAGGAATACCTACGGGCGGTTTAACGTTCGGATACAACGTCGTATTTCTTGTTCTGGAGAAGTTATTTTCTTTAAACAACACCGTATTCATACCCCCTATGAATGAAATTTACCACTATCCCTTTTTATGCGTGGGCTGGTTCGGTCTGTTAATTACATCTCTCAATATGATGCCTGTCGGACAGCTCGACGGCGGCCATATTTCGTACACAATGTTTGGCGAGAAATCAAAGTATGTTGGATATGTTGTTTTCTACACATTGCTGTTTTTTGGATTTATCGGAATATTGCCGTTATTAAATATTAATATTACAATCGGTTCAATCAACTGGCTCGTTTGGGCATTACTAATACTTTTTATAATTAAAATAAAACATCCGCCTGTTTGCAGAGATTTAAACGAGCCTCTCGGAAGGTCAAGAATTATCCTCGGATGGTTCTCATATTTTATCTTTGTGGTTTCTTTCTGTCCAATACCTGTCAGCGAGGGATTTTAA
- a CDS encoding CPBP family intramembrane glutamic endopeptidase yields the protein MDSTENRNENSRIKAPLANMQPALFVVLSLMVVFISYQIFGGLLSLFIYGDDLKTLDTDVNTARIIISFSQFMFILVPVLLLNMLQGTRPKETFRLNKPKQSVFWLGIAGMVVVQPAIQSFMYLQNLLLKSLPFGGEAIKQIKELMDALEAVTLNLVNAHSIGEFVLVAFVIAVTPAICEEFFFRGLVFHNFERTMISSKAVFLTGFIFAVFHFHPFNLIPLILLGYYLTYVVYYSSSILTGIAVHFVNNFLSAYLVFRYGKEGFENPEGTIYDNMPLIVTGIISFVLFIIILFFIKNKGTENKDKIVIDV from the coding sequence TTGGACAGCACCGAAAACAGGAATGAAAACAGCAGAATAAAAGCTCCGCTTGCTAACATGCAGCCCGCGTTGTTTGTAGTTCTTTCTTTGATGGTTGTATTCATCTCATATCAGATTTTCGGAGGACTCTTGAGTTTGTTCATATACGGTGATGACCTTAAAACACTCGATACAGATGTTAATACAGCGAGAATAATAATATCCTTCTCGCAGTTCATGTTCATCCTGGTTCCTGTGCTTTTGCTAAATATGCTGCAGGGAACCAGACCAAAAGAAACATTCCGGCTGAATAAACCAAAGCAGTCGGTGTTCTGGCTTGGAATTGCAGGTATGGTAGTTGTTCAGCCTGCCATACAGTCTTTTATGTATCTGCAGAACTTATTGCTTAAATCACTGCCGTTTGGTGGAGAGGCAATAAAACAGATAAAAGAATTGATGGATGCACTTGAGGCAGTTACTCTTAATCTTGTGAATGCACACAGTATAGGTGAATTTGTGCTTGTTGCTTTTGTGATAGCAGTAACTCCTGCAATATGTGAAGAGTTTTTCTTCAGAGGTCTTGTTTTTCATAACTTTGAACGTACTATGATAAGCAGTAAAGCAGTATTCCTGACAGGTTTTATATTTGCTGTATTTCATTTTCATCCTTTTAACCTGATTCCTTTAATTCTGCTCGGTTATTATCTGACGTATGTAGTCTATTATTCAAGCAGTATTTTAACCGGGATAGCTGTTCATTTTGTGAATAATTTTCTTTCGGCTTATCTTGTATTCCGTTACGGTAAAGAGGGATTCGAGAATCCTGAAGGTACAATATATGATAATATGCCTCTGATTGTTACAGGAATAATTTCATTTGTTTTGTTTATAATAATTCTGTTCTTTATAAAGAACAAGGGTACCGAAAATAAAGATAAAATTGTGATTGATGTCTAA
- a CDS encoding phosphatidate cytidylyltransferase, producing MSNTTTRVLIGVIGIPLILFLVYAGGYAFFALVLLIQSLCFYELIIMFRQKDLMTDIYTTVLLSIITLTFHVYYPEYFNSIFITALLFTFLLIALSSKENKVKTAGLVLFGLVYITIPFTLLFELGKNYLLVYLLLFLIWANDSFAFFGGKYFGRHKFSKISPNKTVEGLICGFIFTVVTSIVFHFIIKEITLTDSLVIGGLVSVMAPTGDLFESFLKRYTGVKDSSHLIPGHGGILDRFDSLIFCTPFIYIYFKHIKYLIN from the coding sequence ATGTCTAATACAACAACAAGAGTATTAATTGGTGTAATAGGAATTCCGCTGATTCTGTTTTTAGTCTATGCGGGCGGTTATGCTTTCTTTGCATTGGTATTGTTGATTCAGTCCTTATGTTTTTATGAACTCATTATAATGTTCAGACAAAAGGATTTAATGACCGATATTTATACTACGGTTTTATTGTCAATAATTACATTAACATTTCACGTATATTATCCTGAATACTTTAATTCAATTTTTATTACTGCTTTACTTTTCACCTTTCTTCTAATAGCATTAAGCAGTAAGGAAAACAAAGTTAAAACAGCAGGGCTGGTTTTATTCGGACTCGTATACATCACGATACCTTTTACTTTGCTTTTTGAGCTTGGAAAAAACTATCTTTTAGTTTACCTGCTGTTATTCCTTATCTGGGCTAATGACAGTTTTGCTTTTTTCGGAGGCAAGTATTTTGGCAGACACAAGTTTTCCAAAATTAGTCCGAATAAAACCGTTGAAGGTCTGATATGCGGGTTTATATTTACAGTTGTAACATCGATTGTTTTCCATTTCATAATAAAAGAAATCACGTTGACGGACAGTCTCGTAATAGGAGGTCTTGTGAGTGTAATGGCTCCTACGGGAGATTTGTTCGAGTCATTCCTGAAGAGATACACAGGAGTAAAAGATTCATCGCATTTAATCCCGGGACACGGAGGGATACTGGACAGGTTCGACAGTTTAATATTCTGCACTCCTTTTATATATATTTATTTTAAACACATAAAATATTTAATAAATTAA
- a CDS encoding thioredoxin family protein, whose translation MALLSSNPGNLGSHIIDFNLRGTDGKYYSAGSFQSSKVLVLIFMCNHCPYVKAVIDRFVNLQTKYVDDGVQFIGINPNDTEFYPEDSFENMINFAKERKINFPYLADETQQTARDFDAVCTPDIYLYDLNRILKYRGRLDDNWKEEEKVTSHDLDDAIKSILLGNEIRKEQVPSMGCSIKWKK comes from the coding sequence TTGGCACTCCTTAGCAGTAATCCGGGAAATCTCGGCTCACATATTATTGACTTTAACCTAAGAGGAACTGACGGCAAATATTACAGCGCAGGCAGTTTTCAAAGCTCAAAGGTTCTTGTCCTGATTTTCATGTGCAATCATTGCCCTTACGTAAAAGCTGTTATCGACAGGTTTGTAAACCTGCAGACAAAGTACGTTGATGATGGAGTTCAGTTTATCGGTATTAATCCAAACGATACCGAATTTTATCCGGAGGACTCATTTGAGAATATGATAAATTTTGCCAAAGAAAGAAAAATTAATTTTCCTTATCTTGCAGATGAGACACAGCAGACGGCAAGGGATTTCGATGCAGTTTGTACCCCAGATATTTACCTGTATGACTTGAACAGAATACTAAAGTACAGAGGCAGACTTGATGATAACTGGAAAGAAGAAGAGAAGGTAACAAGTCATGACCTTGACGATGCAATAAAGTCGATTTTACTCGGAAATGAAATCAGAAAAGAACAGGTTCCTTCGATGGGCTGTTCAATAAAATGGAAGAAATAA
- a CDS encoding 2,3-bisphosphoglycerate-dependent phosphoglycerate mutase translates to MPKLVIVRHGQSQWNLENRFTGWIDIDLSPKGIEEAHYAGKLLKGYKFDKAFTSALVRAQKTLDIILEEIGQQNIPVEKDQALNERMYGDLQGLNKDETRKQYGDEQVKLWRRSYDIQPPNGESLKDTAARVLPYWNAKIVPELKEGKNILISAHGNSLRALIMHLEDLSKERILETEIPTGNPKIYELDENLNVLETRYL, encoded by the coding sequence ATGCCAAAACTCGTAATAGTCAGACACGGACAATCACAATGGAATCTTGAAAACAGGTTCACAGGATGGATAGACATAGACCTTTCTCCGAAGGGAATTGAGGAAGCACACTATGCAGGTAAGTTACTAAAGGGTTACAAGTTCGACAAAGCGTTTACCTCTGCGCTAGTCAGAGCCCAGAAAACTCTGGATATAATTCTTGAAGAAATTGGTCAGCAGAATATTCCTGTCGAAAAAGACCAGGCGTTGAACGAAAGAATGTACGGAGATCTTCAGGGTTTGAATAAAGACGAAACAAGAAAGCAGTACGGGGACGAACAGGTGAAGCTATGGAGGCGCAGTTACGATATACAGCCTCCGAACGGCGAGAGTCTGAAAGATACTGCTGCGAGAGTTCTGCCTTACTGGAATGCAAAAATTGTTCCCGAGCTGAAAGAAGGTAAGAACATTCTAATATCAGCTCACGGAAACAGTCTGAGGGCGTTGATAATGCATCTTGAAGATCTTTCGAAGGAAAGGATTCTTGAGACAGAGATACCGACCGGAAATCCAAAGATATACGAGCTGGACGAAAATCTTAATGTATTAGAAACCAGATACCTCTAA
- a CDS encoding HAD-IA family hydrolase has protein sequence MNKKSGIKNIIFDLGNTLVYFDLGYFYSGIAEREKRLNAAKFKKFIIKNRLDIKLITGRLSHKDFFKKLKKKFDLKIGYNDFIYFYSDIFWVNENMKRFLEKISRVKKYKLYLLSNTDSPHINFINNNFPFIKIIKNRVLSYKVNMAKPDKKIFQYTLDKFKLLPEETVLIDDIKENLLSAQKLGINTIHYSSHRKFTSEISRLIKSVK, from the coding sequence TTGAATAAAAAGTCCGGTATAAAGAACATAATATTTGACCTCGGGAATACACTCGTGTATTTCGACCTTGGGTATTTTTACAGCGGAATTGCTGAGAGAGAGAAGAGACTAAATGCAGCAAAGTTTAAGAAATTTATCATAAAGAACAGGCTCGATATTAAACTTATAACCGGACGACTCAGTCACAAGGATTTTTTCAAAAAACTTAAAAAGAAGTTTGACCTTAAGATAGGTTATAATGATTTTATTTACTTTTATTCTGATATATTCTGGGTAAATGAAAACATGAAAAGATTTCTTGAGAAGATATCAAGAGTTAAGAAGTACAAACTCTACCTGCTTTCAAACACTGATTCGCCGCACATTAATTTTATAAATAACAATTTCCCGTTTATAAAGATTATCAAGAATCGTGTACTTTCGTACAAAGTAAACATGGCTAAGCCTGATAAAAAAATATTTCAGTACACACTCGATAAATTCAAACTGCTACCCGAAGAAACGGTGCTGATTGACGACATTAAAGAGAATTTACTATCGGCTCAGAAACTTGGTATCAATACAATTCATTACAGCAGTCACAGGAAATTCACGAGTGAAATTTCCAGACTGATAAAGTCTGTAAAATAA
- a CDS encoding neuromedin U yields the protein MITRTIFPVITAPVDVNKSVTGLGDITIDMFFTPSDPGKYIWGLGPILTFPTATIDPVRSKKWTAGPGICFLTQPKGWTLGMYAQNSWSFAGDENYPEINAFLLQLYIIKNLPDLWYISTEPTITADWKAPEDDKWTIPLGFDIGRLFTFGDIPVNIQAGYYYYVKKPQYGPKWAIKAEVSFIFPKLFTSNF from the coding sequence GTGATTACCAGAACTATTTTCCCGGTTATTACTGCACCTGTGGATGTGAATAAGTCCGTGACAGGGCTGGGTGACATAACTATTGATATGTTTTTCACTCCCTCTGATCCCGGGAAATATATATGGGGACTCGGACCTATCTTAACATTCCCTACCGCAACTATTGACCCTGTCCGTTCAAAGAAATGGACGGCGGGACCGGGAATATGTTTTCTTACGCAACCAAAAGGGTGGACGCTGGGTATGTATGCTCAGAATTCCTGGTCTTTTGCGGGTGATGAGAATTATCCGGAAATAAATGCTTTCCTTTTGCAGTTGTATATCATTAAAAATCTACCCGACCTTTGGTATATCAGCACAGAACCAACGATAACTGCAGACTGGAAAGCACCGGAAGACGATAAATGGACGATTCCTCTTGGATTTGACATCGGCAGGTTATTTACGTTTGGTGATATTCCTGTAAATATTCAGGCGGGTTATTATTACTATGTTAAAAAACCGCAATACGGACCGAAGTGGGCAATTAAAGCAGAAGTATCATTTATATTTCCAAAACTTTTTACTTCCAACTTCTGA